The Nitrosomonas sp. sh817 genome includes a window with the following:
- a CDS encoding Fur family transcriptional regulator has protein sequence MSADIDQIIKRSQEVCAATGSKLTEKRKNVLTVLLASATPLSAYEIVDKYKTQFQESLPVMSVYRMLEFLIREKLVHKLETAGQYMSCAHITCSHRHETPQFLICDRCGSVKEIGIKKHIIEDLEQSIRSTGFALAHQQLELHGICKQCQIISE, from the coding sequence ATGTCAGCGGATATCGATCAAATCATCAAGCGATCACAAGAAGTTTGCGCAGCAACCGGCAGCAAATTGACGGAAAAGCGCAAAAATGTGTTGACGGTATTACTGGCTTCCGCCACGCCGCTATCGGCCTATGAAATCGTCGACAAATATAAAACCCAATTTCAGGAATCGCTGCCGGTGATGTCGGTTTATCGCATGCTGGAATTTCTGATCCGGGAAAAATTGGTGCATAAACTGGAAACCGCCGGTCAATACATGTCATGCGCGCATATCACCTGCAGCCACCGGCATGAAACCCCGCAATTTCTGATTTGCGACCGCTGCGGCAGCGTCAAGGAAATCGGCATCAAAAAACATATCATCGAAGATCTCGAGCAGAGCATTCGCAGTACAGGGTTTGCATTGGCGCACCAGCAACTGGAATTGCACGGTATCTGTAAGCAGTGCCAGATTATTTCCGAATAA
- the zigA gene encoding zinc metallochaperone GTPase ZigA, translated as MTAMTIEQLPVTVLSGFLGAGKTTVLNHILSNRQGMRIAVIVNDMSEINIDAALIEKEISFNRSEEKLIEMSNGCICCTLREDLLIEVRKLAREKKFDYLVIESTGISEPLPIAETFTFADGSDVSLSGVARLDTMVTVVDAVNFLKDFDEAKMLQETGESLGADDERSVTELLIDQVEFSDVILINKIDLISPEELDNLRGILRSLNTEAEIIAIQNGCIDAARILNTGKFNFEKAQQAPGWLKEMRGEHIPETEEYGISSFVYTARKPFHPQRFYDFLHHPWNEGKLLRSKGFFWLATRPDQAGQWNQAGGIAHYGYAGMFWAAVPRDEWPEDEVSVQSIMEDWEEPCGDRRQELVFIGQNLDQSIIRQWLDECLLTDAELQAGESHWPALPDPFPVWVEEQ; from the coding sequence ATGACCGCAATGACTATTGAGCAACTACCTGTAACGGTGCTGTCGGGTTTTTTGGGCGCTGGAAAAACCACCGTACTCAATCATATTTTGAGTAACCGGCAAGGAATGCGCATTGCCGTGATCGTCAATGACATGAGTGAAATCAACATTGACGCCGCGTTGATTGAAAAGGAGATTTCCTTCAACCGGTCTGAAGAAAAGCTGATCGAAATGAGTAACGGCTGCATTTGCTGCACGCTGCGCGAGGATTTGCTCATCGAAGTGCGGAAACTTGCCCGCGAAAAAAAATTTGATTATTTGGTCATAGAATCCACGGGCATTTCGGAGCCGCTGCCGATCGCGGAAACCTTCACTTTTGCGGACGGCAGCGATGTCAGCCTGTCCGGCGTGGCGCGCCTCGACACAATGGTAACGGTGGTGGATGCAGTGAACTTCCTCAAGGATTTCGATGAAGCCAAAATGCTGCAAGAAACCGGCGAGAGCTTGGGGGCGGATGACGAACGCAGCGTCACCGAGTTGCTGATTGATCAAGTTGAATTCAGCGACGTGATTTTAATCAACAAAATTGATTTGATCAGCCCCGAAGAATTGGATAATCTGCGCGGCATTTTACGCAGCTTGAATACCGAAGCGGAAATCATCGCCATCCAGAACGGCTGTATCGATGCAGCCCGGATATTAAATACCGGTAAATTCAACTTTGAAAAAGCGCAACAAGCACCCGGCTGGTTGAAGGAAATGCGCGGCGAGCATATTCCTGAAACAGAAGAATACGGGATCAGCAGTTTTGTTTACACTGCGAGAAAGCCCTTTCATCCGCAACGATTCTACGACTTTCTCCATCATCCTTGGAATGAAGGCAAACTGCTCCGCTCCAAGGGTTTTTTCTGGCTGGCCACGCGCCCGGATCAAGCCGGCCAATGGAATCAGGCCGGTGGAATTGCGCATTACGGTTATGCCGGCATGTTTTGGGCAGCCGTCCCCAGAGATGAATGGCCGGAGGATGAAGTCTCCGTGCAGTCCATCATGGAAGATTGGGAAGAACCGTGCGGAGACCGGCGGCAGGAATTGGTGTTTATCGGGCAGAACCTCGATCAGTCAATCATCCGTCAATGGCTGGATGAATGCTTATTGACGGACGCAGAGCTGCAAGCCGGTGAATCGCATTGGCCCGCCCTGCCCGATCCGTTTCCGGTCTGGGTTGAAGAACAATAA
- a CDS encoding TonB-dependent receptor, translated as MTLVLVFAMGQVQPVAADSAADAKNPASAATAAETDKPKPVIQMTPIQVIGTTGDEPPKPNSSTLKGRSLRLQQGDTLGQTLHQELGVSNASFGPGVGIPVIRGLTGSRVRILQNGVGSHDATSLSPDHAVAIDSLLADAIQIFRGPEVIRYGGNAIGGVVDVSDNRIPDRKVKQPVSGSAESRYDTNGHGTHSAFRLNTGKDRFAFNLGGFFRQRDDVRIPGKAIDEALIEQQFGLTDIPNAAGRIPNTDSRGIGGYTGVSWFGNNFMAGMSVSHTDNRYGVPKGSHHLDPNHLDGLENILPRIRDLSGFEDIFGPKALFPSIRLNMQQTRYDFKTEWYEPVRGIESVSFRYGLVDYRHTELEGGSPFTRFKNDVGEGRLEARHNALPNLTGTVGAHWIDRNFSALGVETFVPPTKQQSVGFYTTQDYTWNNWIVRGGVRLEHARINPDAQQLKLRGSALPPVPLPGSLDFLAFSASTALQWNLRQDTALTFTLNRGKRPPDIQELLALGPHLSTRSFEIGNVQLKNETVNMADLALDWKSDRVSSRINGYYNRTDDYIYLRNTGLVYEVDNETIRQRCVSDAECVSVFAYDQRNAEFAGFEARVDGTLYQLPGGNNVLLTVFSDYVRGRFTGGDRDDVPRMPPLRYGAELGLGNPIWNAALRYTRAEAQRYPGRNETATDSYHLLTASADYQLKAGKWGDLWLFAKGHNLLNEEIRNSVSFLRNFAPEPGRSFIFGVRATF; from the coding sequence ATGACCCTGGTGTTGGTGTTCGCGATGGGACAGGTTCAACCCGTTGCGGCGGATTCTGCTGCGGACGCTAAAAACCCGGCGTCCGCAGCAACAGCGGCTGAAACGGATAAACCCAAGCCGGTCATTCAAATGACGCCGATCCAGGTCATCGGCACCACCGGCGATGAACCGCCCAAGCCCAACAGCAGTACCTTGAAAGGCCGCTCCTTAAGGTTGCAGCAAGGCGATACGCTTGGCCAGACGTTGCATCAGGAACTTGGTGTCAGCAATGCATCGTTCGGTCCCGGGGTCGGCATACCGGTGATACGCGGCTTGACCGGCTCGCGCGTGCGGATATTGCAAAACGGCGTCGGCAGTCATGACGCCACCAGTCTGAGTCCTGACCACGCGGTCGCGATCGACTCATTATTGGCGGATGCCATCCAGATTTTTCGCGGACCCGAAGTGATCCGTTATGGCGGCAATGCCATCGGCGGGGTGGTGGATGTCAGCGATAACCGCATCCCCGACAGAAAAGTCAAACAACCGGTTAGCGGTTCCGCAGAAAGCCGTTACGATACCAACGGCCATGGCACGCATTCGGCATTCCGGTTGAATACCGGGAAAGACCGGTTTGCATTCAACCTCGGCGGTTTCTTCCGCCAGCGGGATGATGTGCGGATTCCGGGAAAAGCCATCGACGAGGCATTGATCGAGCAACAATTCGGTCTGACCGATATTCCGAATGCAGCGGGCAGGATTCCCAATACCGACAGCAGAGGCATCGGCGGCTATACCGGTGTTTCATGGTTCGGCAACAATTTCATGGCCGGCATGTCGGTGAGCCATACCGATAACCGCTACGGTGTTCCTAAAGGCAGTCATCATCTCGATCCCAATCATCTCGACGGTCTCGAAAACATTTTGCCGCGGATTAGAGATTTGAGCGGATTCGAGGATATTTTCGGGCCGAAAGCGTTGTTCCCGAGTATCCGCCTGAACATGCAGCAAACCCGCTACGATTTCAAAACCGAATGGTATGAACCGGTGCGCGGCATCGAAAGCGTCAGCTTCCGTTATGGCCTGGTCGACTACCGGCATACCGAGCTCGAAGGCGGTTCGCCTTTTACCCGATTCAAAAACGATGTTGGCGAAGGCCGGCTGGAGGCGCGGCATAACGCTTTACCCAATTTAACTGGAACCGTCGGCGCTCACTGGATCGACCGGAATTTTTCCGCGCTGGGCGTCGAAACCTTCGTGCCGCCGACCAAGCAGCAATCGGTGGGATTCTATACGACGCAAGACTACACCTGGAATAACTGGATCGTGCGCGGCGGCGTCCGGCTGGAGCATGCGCGGATCAATCCTGATGCGCAGCAATTGAAGTTGCGCGGCAGCGCATTGCCGCCCGTGCCGCTGCCGGGTTCCCTGGATTTTCTGGCGTTTTCCGCTTCAACCGCGTTGCAATGGAATCTGCGGCAAGATACGGCGTTGACCTTCACGCTGAATCGCGGCAAGCGGCCTCCGGACATACAGGAACTGCTGGCGCTGGGTCCGCATTTGTCGACCCGCAGTTTTGAAATCGGCAACGTGCAATTGAAGAACGAAACCGTGAATATGGCCGACTTGGCGCTCGACTGGAAATCGGACCGTGTCAGTTCGCGCATCAACGGTTATTACAACCGCACCGATGACTATATCTACCTGCGCAATACCGGGCTGGTGTATGAAGTCGATAATGAAACCATACGCCAGCGTTGCGTCAGCGATGCCGAATGCGTTTCGGTTTTTGCGTATGACCAGCGCAACGCCGAGTTTGCCGGGTTTGAAGCGCGGGTCGACGGCACGCTTTATCAACTGCCCGGCGGCAACAATGTGTTGCTCACCGTGTTTTCGGACTATGTCCGCGGCCGCTTTACCGGCGGCGACCGGGATGATGTGCCGCGCATGCCGCCGTTGCGTTACGGTGCCGAATTGGGACTCGGCAATCCCATCTGGAATGCCGCGCTGCGCTACACGCGGGCGGAAGCGCAGCGATATCCGGGCAGGAATGAAACGGCGACGGATAGCTACCATTTATTGACCGCATCAGCGGATTATCAATTAAAAGCGGGAAAGTGGGGCGATTTATGGTTATTCGCCAAAGGGCATAACTTGCTCAACGAAGAAATCCGCAATTCCGTATCGTTTTTGCGAAATTTCGCGCCGGAACCGGGGCGCAGCTTCATTTTTGGCGTGCGCGCCACATTTTAG